In the genome of Lathyrus oleraceus cultivar Zhongwan6 chromosome 4, CAAS_Psat_ZW6_1.0, whole genome shotgun sequence, the window TGACATGTTACTTCCGGTCTACCGCAATACGAATAAGGCGTAAGCCTCCCATGCACGAGCATACAATGAACGTTTAACTGCTAGAATATGATCCAAGTGCATCCATTCTAGCGCAAACAAACAAATGCTTAAGTCTCCCATGCATGAGCATGCAAGCAACGTTTAACTGCTAGAATGTGAACGTTAACATTTTTCACTAAAAAACAACTAACAAATCCTtattttctaccacgaactacggAACTCTGGTTTTCTCATTacactatgaggatacgtaggcacgaacatccaaatccttggcgagcacactaattatTAAACATTTTCTCCTTTAAAGCAATCGCAAGTAGCCTTCAGATAATAACACTCATACGCATATAGAACAAACAAAGTGGTTTCCGTTGAATACAACGGATGTGATGGATGCTAATATCCTCCCCTTATATAATCAACTCCTGAATCCGCTCTTGATTGCGACGACCATCTTTTAGAAATTTGATCgatatttttctttttttttagaataaataaaattcaatgaTGATTTTATATTTTTCGCTGCATGACATTAGGTTCCTTAATATATAAAAAGTCTATTAATGTACCTACAAGTTCTAAAGAGGGTCATTTAATGCTACTAGATGCTTTCACTTGTTTAGTGTAATTTTCCATGCATCAATATAAATAAAGGTTCTATGTATCGAAAATGTACTGCATTAAAAATGAAACATTACTAAATAGTGATTCTCAAgtttcatttttttattatttcctATGTTTCCAACATAACTGTCATTACTCGTCATAAGAAATATTCATATCATGAGTTTGGTCCATAAATGGCAATTAGTGCGTATGGCGAACATGTTTTGATATATTGATATCGCGTGGTAAAGGCTCTTTAATGCATGTCTGCCACTATCCCGCCTGGCTAGGGCGACTGTTGTCGTGCCCAAAGCTCGGAAAAGGGTCGTGCTTATTCAGCTACAGCCTTAACTTGACCCGCCTTCAATATCCGAGATGTACAAACATAATATATAATTGAAGAATTGATGTAAACCATCCAAAACATTCTCCCAAAACAAATTTTGAGTTTCCAAGTTTTTataatacaaataaaaataaactcTTCAAAATCCTCCCTATCAAATTTTTTTAACCGATTAGAATAGTAAATTATTGTGTATGATCAAAGGTACCAAGCAATTGCCTTGCACGAACCCTAACTTGTAAACGAACAAGTGCATGCATACACTGCATTGCTATACGTGACTGTCTCCTCACATACACCCCACGAATCAATGCTTGCAATTTCACTAAACTTTTCAACGCCCTATGTGCTCGTCTTGCCTGTTCAATTCAATAATAACAAATCAAACATGATAGACAATAAGACATGTAGCAAAATTTATATAGTTTGTACAAATGATCAATTACTATTACATACGAGATGAGCCCTGAAATGAGCTTGAATCTTTATTGCGGCAAAGTCTTCCTTAGAGAATAATTTGGTTGATAGAGAATTAATGGGTGGTGGTGATGGTAAACTGATAAAAATTTCTCTGGtggtggttgtggtggttgatTCATTATCAAGTATTGGTTGTTCGGTTTGATTTGTGCAAACAC includes:
- the LOC127074746 gene encoding protein IQ-DOMAIN 18 — protein: MVVSKKWLRNVRRKFLRSSNRDITLPPRISVCTNQTEQPILDNESTTTTTTREIFISLPSPPPINSLSTKLFSKEDFAAIKIQAHFRAHLARRAHRALKSLVKLQALIRGVYVRRQSRIAMQCMHALVRLQVRVRARQLLGTFDHTQ